A genomic region of Seriola aureovittata isolate HTS-2021-v1 ecotype China chromosome 21, ASM2101889v1, whole genome shotgun sequence contains the following coding sequences:
- the sbk1 gene encoding serine/threonine-protein kinase SBK1, producing MQDHGGERQVASSLPHSVKASLSLSPSGPGRVGSGGGSPTSKMGYCGGVPVEDMQALAITSLTAADVAKQYEHIRELGKGTYGKVDLVAHRTQGTKMALKFVTKNKTKLKSFLREYSLTGSLSCSPFIIKVLDVLFETEDSYVFGQEYAPAGDLFDIIPPQVGLPEEMVKRCMQQLGLALDFMHSKNLVHRDVKPENVLLFDRECRRIKLADFGMTRRVGCRVKRVSGTIPYTAPEVCRASRAEGFLVTTSLDVWAFGVLVFCMLTGNFPWEAALQADAFYEEFRRWQKAGCPVGTYPSQWRRFTDDALRMFQRLLAAEPEKRCGVKDVFCFVKYELVSELRRRASCRAKRGERSSSGVCTGSCTSSSSSTTTRSSHRHPEPSTPPGTSCLRPAPLKRSVLSDPLSPREESGQHQSPGRDKNKSQMVMATAIEICV from the exons TCTGCCCCACAGCGTCAAGGCgagcctgtctctttctccatctggGCCGGGACGGGTGGGCAGCGGCGGGGGCTCCCCTACATCCAAGATGGGCTACTGCGGAGGGGTGCCAGTGGAGGACATGCAGGCCCTGGCCATTACTTCTCTTACGGCAGCAGATGTAGCCAAACAGTATGAGCACATCCGCGAGCTGGGGAAGGGCACGTACGGCAAGGTGGACCTGGTGGCTCACAGAACACAGG GCACCAAAATGGCGCTGAAGTTTGTTACCAAGAACAAGACGAAGCTGAAGAGTTTCCTGCGGGAATACAGTCTAACAGGCTCACTTAGCTGCAGCCCTTTCATCATCAAAGTCCTGGACGTGCTTTTTGAGACGGAGGACAGCTATGTATTTGGACAAGAATATGCCCCCGCTGGGGACCTTTTCGACATCATCCCCCCACAG gtgggtCTACCAGAGGAAATGGTCAAACGCTGCATGCAACAACTGGGCCTGGCGCTGGACTTTATGCACAGTAAAAACCTGGTGCATCGGGATGTCAAACCTGAGAATGTGCTCTTGTTTGACCGCGAATGCCGCCGCATCAAGCTGGCAGACTTTGGCATGACCCGGCGCGTGGGCTGCCGTGTGAAACGGGTGAGTGGCACCATTCCCTACACGGCGCCAGAGGTGTGCCGGGCCAGTCGTGCTGAAGGTTTCCTTGTGACCACCAGCCTGGATGTGTGGGCGTTCGGCGTGCTGGTCTTCTGTATGCTGACGGGCAATTTCCCCTGGGAGGCAGCGCTGCAGGCCGATGCCTTCTACGAGGAGTTCCGGCGCTGGCAGAAAGCAGGGTGCCCTGTGGGAACGTACCCGTCTCAGTGGCGCAGATTCACTGATGATGCCTTGCGCATGTTTCAGAGGCTGCTCGCCGCTGAGCCGGAAAAACGCTGTGGAGTCAAGGatgttttctgctttgtcaAGTATGAGCTGGTCAGCGAGCTCAGGCGCAGAGCATCCTGCCGAGCCAAGAGAGGGGAAAGGTCAAGCTCGGGAGTGTGTACTGGCAGTTGCACTTCATCCTCGTCCTCCACTACAACACGTTCCTCCCACCGACACCCTGAGCCCTCCACTCCTCCAGGAACATCTTGCTTGCGCCCAGCACCACTCAAACGTAGTGTCCTGTCTGACCCGCTGTCTCCCAGAGAGGAGTCTGGACAGCACCAGTCTCCAGGCCGAGACAAGAACAAAAGCCAGATGGTGATGGCAACTGCCATTGAAATCTGCGTGTGA